One stretch of Periplaneta americana isolate PAMFEO1 chromosome 1, P.americana_PAMFEO1_priV1, whole genome shotgun sequence DNA includes these proteins:
- the LOC138702857 gene encoding uncharacterized protein yields MAANLTQVEDSMLNYEREIGDRGSSPDSVAFSASVTCTDHVDWSVTSQGDYAPAGVAHILNHGNVAETIQTMIEEQAARIVKGVEKRVQAALRHMADRQPEAGGASKAMGSKNKMSSGEHRNGAGGRCCSEGTSCGSVASSSRASSRPMVRAGGELVDAFDPDDRDCNVDRWLNKIDQLGSIHDWREYERLWIMQAKLRGAAKVWFNRLEGYDLSWSEWKNALRRAFPWQHDFGESLEELVARRKLPDESMTKYYYAKLALCERCKITGENAISCIIRGLPYELQANALAFKCKTPWELYSVFLSTLDRYQESGRPQGDSKRRCLEIGAGHMAKRVCSHGRAETDRKTQKVRCFNCQELGTHLSKSCPKPKGLYCMQCGQSGHTRFVCLKHPTEEAGGKASDQ; encoded by the coding sequence ATGGCGGCTAACTTGACCCAGGTGGAGGATAGCATGTTGAATTATGAGAGGGAGATCGGGGACCGAGGATCGAGTCCCGACTCTGTGGCGTTCTCGGCATCTGTCACATGCACGGACCACGTGGACTGGAGCGTCACGTCTCAGGGAGACTACGCGCCGGCAGGTGTGGCCCATATCCTCAACCATGGGAATGTAGCTGAGACAATCCAGACCATGATAGAGGAGCAAGCGGCCCGTATCGTTAAGGGTGTAGAGAAACGGGTGCAGGCTGCTTTGCGTCACATGGCGGATCGTCAGCCCGAAGCTGGAGGCGCCAGCAAGGCGATGGGCAGCAAAAATAAGATGAGTTCTGGAGAGCATCGCAATGGCGCAGGTGGGCGCTGCTGTAGCGAGGGCACCTCGTGTGGAAGTGTGGCCAGCAGCTCCAGGGCGTCGTCGCGCCCTATGGTGAGAGCGGGTGGAGAACTTGTTGATGCCTTCGATCCGGACGATCGAGATTGTAACGTCGATCGTTGGCTCAATAAGATCGACCAGCTGGGCAGCATCCACGACTGGCGCGAGTACGAGAGATTGTGGATCATGCAGGCAAAACTCCGAGGCGCGGCGAAGGTCTGGTTTAACCGCCTGGAGGGTTACGACCTCTCGTGGTCAGAGTGGAAGAATGCCTTGAGGCGCGCCTTTCCGTGGCAGCACGACTTTGGCGAGTCATTGGAGGAGTTAGTAGCGAGGCGTAAGCTACCAGATGAGTCCATGACGAAGTATTATTACGCCAAGCTTGCTCTGTGTGAAAGGTGCAAGATCACGGGCGAGAATGCCATCTCCTGCATCATCAGGGGACTTCCATACGAGCTACAGGCGAACGCTCTAGCTTTCAAGTGTAAGACCCCATGGGAACTCTACTCTGTCTTTCTGAGTACCCTAGACAGGTACCAGGAGAGTGGACGACCCCAAGGCGACTCCAAGAGGCGTTGCTTGGAGATTGGGGCTGGGCACATGGCAAAGCGGGTATGCAGCCATGGCAGAGCAGAGACTGACAGGAAGACTCAGAAGGTGAGGTGCTTCAACTGCCAGGAGTTGGGCACCCATCTGAGTAAGAGTTGCCCGAAACCGAAGGGGCTCTACTGCATGCAGTGTGGGCAGTCTGGTCACACAAGGTTTGTGTGTCTGAAGCACCCTACTGAAGAAGCAGGTGGCAAGGCATCGGACCAGTAG